ATTTTCCACAAACTAGGTTGTGTCGGTGCGGAGTTCACTGCAAGTGGAAGTGTAGCTTACCTCCAAGGAAGTGAATATCAGGATACATTCTTTGGAGCTTCGGTTATCCCTAACCTTAGCTCTTTACTTGTGGTTTAATTTTGTGTGGCAAGCCATTCGTGGGAAGCTTCTGACCGCGGACCAGTTCCGTAAGCGTAATGGCCCGGGAGAATACCAATCATGTGTTGTTCAACTGTCACCTTGCTAACCTATTCTGGAACGGCATCAGATCGTGGTTGGGTGTGAATTGGTCTCCCTCCTCTTTTCTGCACCTCCGGTCCTTCAGTCCTTGTCTAATTCTCTTGCTGGGCAAAAGAGACGCCTATTTTGGTTCGGGTTTTCGGCTATGTTGTGGGTGTTATGGATTACTAGGAACAAATTTACTATCGGAAACATCTTTCCTTCTAAACATGTTCACTGCTTGTTTAAACTGATTTCCTTTTTCAGCAGTGGAAATTATTGACTAAGGAGAATGATAGCGAGGCAACGAGTGTGCTGATCTCATGTGTGCACTACAACTCTACGGCGTCTTCTTTGCTTCGGATCGACCAAGCTGACGATGGTTGATGCTGTGTAATCGTGTTTCTTTAAAACTCTCGCTGCGTGTATTTTCGGTTGCTAATCCTAGACATTGATGTTATGTTCAAACTCTGGCTgatggctttatctataaagttgAACTATGGCCTTTTCTCTTAAAAAGTAAAAAAGATAACATTGTGTCTTTTGACACTTGAGAGAGGTAGGTGAAGGCGAGCAATACCGCGGCAGACTACCCCGCCGGCGGCGAACGGCTAGGCGGCCAGCCGGTGCAGTTACAATCGAGCATGCACCCCGCCCCCCGTGACTGCCATTAATGCCGTCTTTGATCCTCTCGACCGGCGCAACGGGCTACTTCGTCATCCGCCATGATCGAGTATCACCAGTAACTGCATCTACCGATTCTACGGCGGCGCAGCGTCCATAGAACGGCACACCTACGGTCAGCAGACTATCACGGCGATCCGATCCAACGACGAAGGAATGAATCAGGCCTGCACCTCGGCCACGAACCGGGAATGGTCAGTGAATCTGCCCTGAATCTTCGTGGCCGCCCAATACCAGCGCCGCCGCACGCAACTTGGCAACCGCCCCGAGCAGAATCTGACACCCCGTCCGGTCAGCTTTCTGTTACCGCCATTTAAACCTCCTCGTGTCTTTCCCGCCGCAAACCAATCCATCGCTCTCCTTCTGCTTGCTTACAAAGCTTCTCAGTGCTGCTCATCAGATGACGAGGGACGACCCGACCTATAAATACACCTCCTCTCTTCTCCTCCACCCTCATAGATCTCACACTCCAAGCTAGCCAACACCAGCTACTGCTCGGTGAACTAGTTTGGTACGTAGCAGCTAGCACGATGGGGCAGCTTAGCAAGAACCTTCTGGTGGCGTCCATGGTGGCGGCCGTGCTGGccgtggcggcggtggagctgtgcgGCGCCATCCCGCTGGAGGACAAGGACCTGGAGTCGGAGGAGGCGCTGTGGGACCTGTACGAGCGGTGGCAGACCGCGCACCGCGTGCCCCGCCACCACGCCGAGAAGCACCGCCGCTTCGGCACCTTCAAGTCCAACGCCCACTTCGTCCACTCCCACAACAAGCGCGGCGACCGCCCCTACCGCCTCCGCCTCAACCGCTTCGGCGACATGAGCCAGGCCGAGTTCCGCGCCACCTTCGTCGGCGACTTCCGCCGCGACACCCTGGCCACGCCGCCGTCCGTCCCCGGATTCATGTACGCCGCCGTGAACGTGTCCGACCTGCCGCCGTCCGTGGACTGGCGGCAGAAGGGCGCCGTGACGGGCGTCAAGGACCAGGGCAAGTGCGGTAGCTGCTGGGCCTTCTCCACGGTGGTGTCCGTGGAAGGCATCAACGCCATCCGCACGGGCAGCCTCGTGTCCCTCTCGGAGCAGGAGCTCATCGACTGCGACACGGCGGACAACGAAGGGTGCCAGGGCGGGCTCATGGACAACGCCTTCGAGTACATCAAGAGCAACGGCGGGCTCATCACCGAGGCTGCCTACCCGTACCGCGCCGCCCAAGGCACCTGCAACGTCGCGAGAGCGGCCCAGAATTCCCCCGTGGTGGTGCACATCGACGGGCACCAGGACGTGCCGGCCAACAGCGAGGAGTCGCTGGCCCAGGCGGTGGCGAACCAGCCCGTGTCCGTGGCCGTCGAGGCCAGCGGGAAGGCGTTCATGTTCTACTCCGAGGGGGTCTTCACCGGCAGCTGCGGCACGGAGCTGGACCACGGCGTCGCGGTGGTCGGGTACGGCGTGGCAGAGGACGGCAAGGCGTACTGGACGGTGAAGAACTCGTGGGGGCCGTCGTGGGGGGAGCAGGGCTACATCAGGGTGGAGAAGGATTCCGGCGCCGCGGGCGGGCTCTGCGGCATCGCCATGGAGGCGTCCTACCCCGTCAAGACCGACAGCAAGCCCAAGCCCACGCCCAGGCGCGCGCTCGGCGCCTGGGAGTCGCAGTGATCGACTCGTCTGCGTGTCTGAATTATTTCTACTATCATTCCTACTAGTTAAATTAGGGTGAAAATAAATTACAGCTGAGTCAAGTGCTTCTCCGTCCACACGCAATAATTAGGTGTGTGTAGCGTGGGGCCAGGACGATACACATAATTTGTTTGGATTTATGAAAGTAATGTAACAATGTAACAATGTAATATACTGGTAATGTTAGTTcaaaatttaaatttgaactaaaaccatgtcaAAAATTATGAAGCAGGTAGTGGAGTACTTTATTTAGACTAGTCGATACGATCCCGCGCGTTGCTTTAGAAATGGTATATAGTTTTTAAATGTTATGTAGCATACAAATTCAATCCTTATAATTTGAACTATGTGAGAAATTTCTGCGTAAGGAAAAAAATCTAaacatgaaaaattatgcatgtcaCAATCAAATGCAATGCAATTTAAACCCAGCTTAGGATGCATTAATGCATGTTGCATGGTAGAGAATTCTCATGCTTACATCGCACGGTAGAGAATTCTCACGCTTAGATCGCACGGTCTTCGCCCTTCTCAAGTGTTGTGCATAGGCGAAGTCCATTGAGCAAGAAACCGGCAATCCAATAACATCAAAGTGATACGTATGACATATTAAAAATTAGGCTTAATTTGTAGATCTTGATACAATGTTTTTTGCCAATAAGATCATCTACATGGGTTGAGGTAGAGACGGGTCGTTTCTACTCTTTTTCATGAGTTCTTATAGCATTTTAGGCCCATTTGTAGAATTCCCATTTACCAACCTCACTACTACGAAAAggtctactagtggcgcaccagttttgcctactaatggcgcactactgatgcgccactagtaccacgccactagtattttttattaatggcccatcactggtgcaccattagtataccagatactaatggcgcatatgtagtgcgccattagtatgcctagaggtgtgccattactatctgacttagtaatggcgcaccacatagaagtgcaccattagtaattAAAAGATTTCAAAAAGAAattcaatttatttatttattttttccaaaaaaataattttttttttaATCTCAGGTCtctatggcttaatctcaggtcaaaccgcactccgtggtcaaacttcccaaaaggtcacccatcctcacactactccagcccaagcacacttaacttcagagttctattcaaccccagcaccagctcacttcacaggcacttgttgatatatttagcatatcaatcctattaaaccttgttgatgcttagaactttgttcatgttcatgagtgtgatgaaattttgaaaaaatatttcaaacttccgttcatattacgtatcatattttgaaaaaaaaattcccgAAAAAAAAATCGAAattaatttttttctgttactagtggcgcacctagcatacggtgcgccactagtaagtttgaattttttttgaatttttctgcctccagatcttaaaagccccgtaacttttttctgttaggtttttgaggattttgaaaacgtAAATTCGGATATAACttctcgagtagatgatttttcatatagaaaactttttaatccgagttcgtatgcaaaagttatgtccattttacaaattccagagagattttgcaaataaagtcgaaattcatatttgtaaattttcccaacaactagaccacatatcacatgggaaacttattttcatttactttttgacattttcatcattttcttttatttatttttaaactgaaaaggcggtccactcgGGGGGTTGCATGCGagggaatttttgggccaagttagtaatggcgcaccatgggagtggtgcgccattaactagtaatggcgcaccactcccacgatgcgccattactagttttcataaaatataaaaaaattgaaaaaaaattactagtggcgccgtggatgtggtgcgccattactagttttgaaaaaaaaattgaattttttttactaatggcgcaccactcccacggtgcgccattactagttttgaaaaaaaatcttgttactaatggcgcaccgtggatgtggtgcgccattagtatttggacactaatggcgcaccaagtgttggtgcgccattagtatatagtagtggcgcaccacatgtctggtgcgccattagtgtcaatttcatctatagccctttttctagtagtgccttgTGCAATTGTCCAGTTAGATGCAATACATCTAGGAGTTGATTTGGTACATGCCACTGCAATtctggtgattcataaaaatgccactacgaATTAGTTCTTTTGGAAAATGTCACTCCAAGTTTCAAAAATTTCTCTATTTGTTGTATTATGCATAATTTTAGACCAAAATGCCCacatctctctctcactctctctctctctgccctaCATTGCTCATTAGACCTTCAATACTAATGCCTAGAGGGGtcctctactctctctctctctctctctctctctctctcctgtgtgTCTGTGCGCACGCGCAGCCACTGTCGGCCTGGCGGCCGCTCTGCATGGCCGCCCTTCCCGCCACTCCCAATGTCTTCACGAGGCCATTTCCATGTACCCCTCATGCTCCCCCCATCTTCCACCTCTATTGTTGGGTCCCCTTCTGAGCTTCAATTTCCTACCCTATTTACAATGCCATGTTGCATCCTCTGTCCATCCATGTCCGCCACGAAATTGGACGAGAAGCACCACAGAATCCTCcattctgtacatgctaggcttatcaggtttaactcgagtattccgcatgtgcaaaactatcttgcacccgttgtatgtgaacgtagagcttatcacacccgatcatcacgtggtgtctcggcacaacgaattgtcgcaacggtgcatactcagggagaacacttataccttaaaatttagtgagggatcatcttataatggtaccgccgtactaagcaaaataagatgcataaaagataaacatcacatgcaatcaaaatatgtgacatggtatggccatcatcatcttgtgcctttgatctccatctccaaagcaccgtcatgatttccatcatcaccggcttaacACCTTGATCCCCAtcttagcgtcgttgtcgtctcgccaactattgcttctacaactatcgctaacgcatagtgataaagtagagcaattacatggtgcttgcatttcatacaataaagcgacaaccataaggctcctgtagttgtcgataacttttaaaAAACATGAGCATCtgatacaataacatatatcacatcatgtcttgatcatatcacatcacaatatgccctgcaaaaacaagttagacgtcctctactttgttgttgcaagttttacatggctgctatgggattctagtaagaaccgttcttacctacgcatcaagaccacaatgatgtttcatcaagtttgctgttttaaccttcaacaaggcccGAATGTAGTCAAatgcgattcaactaaagttggagaaatagacacccgccagccatctttacgcaaaacaagttgcatgtctgtcggtggaatcggtctcatgaacgtggtcatgtatggttggttcgggccgcttcatccaacaataccgccgaataaaaataagacgttggtggtaagcagtatgactatgatctcccacaactctttgtgttctactcgtgcatatcatctacgcatagacctggattggatgccactgttggggaacgtagcatgtaatttcaaaaaaaatcctatgatcacacaagatctatctaggagatgcatagcaacgagagggggagagtatgtccacgtagcctcgtagaccgaaagcggaagcgttagtttaacgcggtttatgtagtcgaacatcttctccattcaaccgatcaagtatcgaacgtacggcacctccgagttcagaacacgttcagctcgattacgtccctcgaactcttgatccagcaaagtgttgatggggagtttcatcagcacgacggcgtggtgacggtgatggtgaagtgatccgtgcagggtttcgcctaagcactatgataatatgaccggaggagtaaacggtggaggggcgcaccgcacacggctaagaacaattgatgtgccttagaggtgcccctgccctcgtacataaaggaggagaggggaggaggctggcctagGCACGCCCCCaagtgggggggagtcctactaggactccaagtccaattcggacccccttcctttcactagtagaaaatgggccatttgtcccggctggtgagggcctttagtcccggttctggaaccgggactaaagggtcggtactaaagccccccccccctttagtcccggttcttacacgaaccgggactaaagaccctctACGTGGCTGCTGTCTGGAGCTCtagctttagtcccagttggtaacacgaacaccaaccgggactaaaggaaattttacgaGTTTTATTAAAAATTTTATTTCAAAATTCTGAATTATTttataatctctaatcacccctcatcgctgctgaATTTAACCTATAATCTCTAATCACCGCTCATCATTCCAACCCATCTAACTTTCGactggtcacccatcctctcactactccagcctgagcacgcttaactttcagatTCTATTCACCTTcgttttcaagtctgcacttgttgttttcctgacaatagtaagatgtcaatcatattaaccctcaggagtttatcttgagcatgaagtcacacgtttcactgtttgagtttgaaactattattctaaaaaacaataattatttagtaacactaatatttcttgagtaagtagtttgaccacagtttgaccatggtttgaccagatttgaccaaaattcaaaaaaaatgaattaattatttagtaacactaatattcttgaataattatgtagtaacactaatacttcttgaagaagtaattgaccatagtttgaccagatctaaccaaaattcaaaaaaactaaaatttgagcataacttttttccttttagaatttgaggattctaaaaatttgcaaacaggcctgcGTGTCTGAATTATTTCTACTATCATTCCTAGTTAAATTAGGGTGAAAATAAATTATAGCTGAGTCAAGTGCTTCTTCGTCCACATGCAAGAATTAGGTGTGTAGCGTGGGGCCAGGATGATACACATAATTTGTTTGGATTTATGAAAGTAATGTAACAATGTAACAATGTAATGTACTGGTAATGTTTGTAAGCTTGCTAATATGTTGTGTTCTACTCCGAGTTGGTTAGTTCAacatttaaatttgaactaaaaccatgtcaAAAATTATGAAGCAGGTGGAGTACTTTATTTAGACTAGATGATACGATCCCGCACGTTGCTGTAGAAATGGTATATAGTTTTTAAATGTTATGTATCATACAAATTCAATCCTTGTAATTTGAACTATGTGAGAAATTTCTGCGTAAGGAAAAAAATCTTAACATGAAAAATTAcgcatgtcacaatcaaatgtaatGCAATTTAAACCCAACTTAGGATGCACTAATGCATGTCGCATGGTAGATAATTCTCATGCTTACATCGCATGGTAGAGAATTCTCACGCTTAGATCGCACGGTCTTTGCCCTTCTCAAGTGTTGTGCATAGGCGAAGTCCGCTGAGAAAGAAATCGGCAATCCAATAACATCAAAGTGATACGTATGACATATTAAGAATTAGGCTTAATTtgtagatcctgatacaatgtttttTGCCAATAAGATCATCTACATGGGTTGAGGTAGAGATGGGTCGTTTGTACTCTTTTTCTTGAGTTCTTATAGCATTTTAGGCCCATTTGTAGAATTCCCATTTACCAACCTTGTGCAATTGCCCAGTTAGATGCAATATATCTAGGAGTTAATTTGGTACATGCCACTTCAATtctggtgattcataaaaatgccactacaaatTAGTTCTTTTGGAAAATGTCACTCCATGTTCGAAAAACTTTTCTATTTGTTCTATTATGCATAATTTTAGACCAAAATGCCAACTTATCTCTCTCTCTACAGTTCATTGCTCATTAGACCTTCAATACCAATGCCTAGAGGGGtcctctactctctctctctctctctctctcNNNNNNNNNNNNNNNNNNNNNNNNNNNNNNNNNNNNNNNNNNNNNNNNNNNNNNNNNNNNNNNNNNNNNNNNNNNNNNNNNNNNNNNNNNNNNNNNNNNNNNNNNNNNNNNNNNNNNNNNNNNNNNNNNNNNNNNNNNNNNTCTCTTCCCgcgtgtgtgtgcgcacgcgcagCCACTGTCGGCCTGGCGGCCGCTCTGCATGGTCGCCCTTCCCGCCTCTCCCAATGTCTTCACGAAGTCCATTTCCATGTACCCCTCATGCTACCCATCTTCCACCTCTATTGTTGGGTCCGCTTCTGAGCTTCAATTTCCTACCCTATTTACAATGACATGCTGcaccctctatccatccatgtccacaACGAAATTTGATGAGAAACACCACAGAATACTCCATCCTTTCGGTCCCAttgttctgaggccatgtatgtacatgctaggctcatcaagtttaacccgagtatttcgcacgtgcaaaactgtcttgcacccgttgtatgtgaacatagagcttatcacacccgatcatcacgtggtgtctcggcacgatgaactatcgcaacggtgcatactcagggagaacacttataccttgaaatttagtgatggatcatcttataatgctaccaccgtactaagcaaaataagatgcataaaagataaacatcacatgcaatgaaaatatgtgacatgatatggccatcataatcttgtgcctttgatctccatctccaaagcaccgtcatgatttccatcatcacctgcttgacaccttgatctccatcttagcgtcattgtcgtctcgccaactattgcttctacaactatcgctaacgcatagtgataaattaaagcaattacatggtgcttgcatttcatacaataaagcgacaaccataaggctcctgccagttgccgataacttttgaaaaacatgatcatctgatacaataacatatatcacatcatgtcttgaccatatcacatcacaatatgccctgcaaaaacaagttagacgtcctctactttgttgttgcaatttttacgtggctgctatgggtttctagtaagaaccgttcttacctacgcatcaagaccacaatgatgtttcatcaagtttgttgtcttaaccttcaacaaggcccgacgtagtcaaattcgattcaactaaagttggagaaacaaacacccgccagccatctttacgcaaaacaagttgcatgtctgtcggtggaaccggtctcatgaacatggtcatgtatggttggtccgggccgcttcatccaacaataccgccgaatcaaaataaaacgttggtggtaagcagtatgactatgatgtcccacaactctttgtgttctactcgtgcatatcatctacacatagacatggctcggatgccactgttggggaatgtagcatgcaatttcaaaaaagttcctacgatcacacaagatctatctaggagatgcatagcaatgagagggggagagtatgtccacgacccctcgtagaccaaaagcggaagcgttagtttaacgcagtttacgtagtcgaacgtcttctccattcaATCGATCAAGtacagaacgtacggcacctccgagttcagaacacgttcagctcgatgacgtccctcgaactcttgatccagcaaagtgtcgatggggagtttcatcagcacgccggcgtggtgacggtgatggtgaagtgatccgcgcagggcttcgcctaagcactacgataatatgaccggaggagtaaacggtggaggcgcGCACTGCACACGactaagaacaattgatgtgccttagaggtgccccctgccccccgtACATAAAGGAGGAGAGGGTAGGAGGCCGGCCTAGGCACGCCCCCaagtggggggggagtcctactaggactccaagtccaattcggacccccatTCCTTTGACTTGTAGAAAaatggccatttgtcccggttggtgagggcctttagtcccggttctggaaccgggactaaagggtcggtactaaagccccacccccctttagtcccggttcttacacaaaTCGGGACTAAAGACCCTCCACGTGGTTGCTgtttggagctccacctttagtcccggttggtaacaccaaccgagactaaaggaaattttacaagtttttttaattttttttttatttttttatttcaaaaTTCTGAATTATTTTATAATCTCTagtcacccctcatcgctgctcaatttaacctctaatctctaatcacccctcatcattccaacccATCTAACTTCCGactggtcacccatcctctcactactccatcctgagcacgcttaactttcggattctattccccctcgtttccaagtctgcacttgttgtttttctgacaatagtaagatgtcaatcctattaaccctcgggagtttatCTTGAGCATGAAGttacacgtttcactgtttgagtttgaaactattattctaaaaacaataattatttagtaacactaatatttcttgagtaagtagtttgaccatagtttgaccacagcttGACCATGGTTTGACCAGATTTTACCAAGATTCAAAAAATTGaattaattatttagtaacactaatattcttgaataattatgtagtaacactaatacttcttgaataagtagattgaccatagtttgaccagatttaaccaaaattcaaaaaaaaaatagaaatttgagcataacttttttccttttagaatttgaggattctaaaaatttgcaaacaggtctGCGTGTCTGAATTATTTCTACTATCATTCCTAGTTAAATTAGGGT
The Triticum dicoccoides isolate Atlit2015 ecotype Zavitan chromosome 3A, WEW_v2.0, whole genome shotgun sequence genome window above contains:
- the LOC119272568 gene encoding cysteine proteinase EP-B 2, encoding MGQLSKNLLVASMVAAVLAVAAVELCGAIPLEDKDLESEEALWDLYERWQTAHRVPRHHAEKHRRFGTFKSNAHFVHSHNKRGDRPYRLRLNRFGDMSQAEFRATFVGDFRRDTLATPPSVPGFMYAAVNVSDLPPSVDWRQKGAVTGVKDQGKCGSCWAFSTVVSVEGINAIRTGSLVSLSEQELIDCDTADNEGCQGGLMDNAFEYIKSNGGLITEAAYPYRAAQGTCNVARAAQNSPVVVHIDGHQDVPANSEESLAQAVANQPVSVAVEASGKAFMFYSEGVFTGSCGTELDHGVAVVGYGVAEDGKAYWTVKNSWGPSWGEQGYIRVEKDSGAAGGLCGIAMEASYPVKTDSKPKPTPRRALGAWESQ